In the Clostridium sporogenes genome, one interval contains:
- a CDS encoding glycosyltransferase: MNEFNEAYNLAVGYEEKKQIFNSLIEYRKALFYCENEILEKSIEDKIYKLEYRNSDLETIEKIKQYNMETEKFVVDQFMHPDLDLKVENYVTTKKPKVKENLKVLFGTMEIANQMTTYSKALRKQGVESFTLNYYPNWINYNSSDFKLYGDNNTIIKHLSKLISQFDVFHFFFGSTLWANLIDIKILKKINKKVFMNYWGSEIRQYSKAVKINKYIKVKTKNEKHIREKIDLCAKYIDNCIVADKELYGYIDGCYKNVYFIPQAIDISEYKPMVNDYENNQFFIVHAPTNAECKGTKYIIEAIDNLKKKYNFDFKLVEKVPHIEAKKIYREADLIVDQILGGSYGLFSIECMCMGKPVVCYISDYMKNNYSEDIPLISANPSNIEQKLEYILNNKHILYDISKKGIEYTKKYHDMNKIAKQLIHIYK; encoded by the coding sequence GTGAATGAGTTTAATGAAGCATATAATTTAGCTGTAGGTTATGAAGAAAAAAAGCAAATATTTAATTCTTTAATAGAGTATAGAAAAGCTCTGTTTTATTGCGAAAATGAAATTCTAGAGAAGTCTATAGAAGATAAAATTTATAAACTAGAGTATAGAAATAGTGATTTAGAAACTATAGAAAAAATTAAGCAATACAATATGGAAACAGAAAAATTTGTTGTCGATCAATTCATGCATCCTGATTTAGATTTAAAAGTAGAAAATTATGTCACTACAAAGAAGCCAAAAGTAAAAGAAAATCTAAAAGTTTTATTTGGAACTATGGAAATTGCAAATCAAATGACCACATATTCAAAAGCCCTTAGGAAACAAGGGGTAGAATCATTTACTTTAAATTATTATCCTAATTGGATTAATTATAATAGTTCTGATTTTAAGTTGTATGGTGATAATAATACAATAATTAAACATCTATCTAAATTAATTTCTCAATTTGATGTATTTCATTTTTTCTTTGGATCAACTCTTTGGGCAAACTTAATAGATATAAAGATATTAAAGAAAATAAATAAAAAGGTTTTTATGAATTATTGGGGTTCAGAAATAAGGCAATATTCTAAAGCTGTAAAGATAAATAAATATATTAAAGTAAAAACAAAAAATGAAAAACATATTAGGGAGAAAATAGATTTATGTGCAAAATATATAGATAATTGTATTGTTGCTGATAAGGAGTTATACGGGTATATTGACGGATGTTATAAAAATGTATATTTTATACCCCAGGCCATAGATATTAGTGAATATAAGCCAATGGTTAATGATTATGAAAATAATCAGTTTTTTATTGTTCATGCTCCAACAAATGCAGAATGTAAAGGAACAAAATATATAATTGAAGCAATAGATAACTTAAAGAAAAAATATAATTTTGATTTTAAATTAGTAGAAAAGGTTCCTCATATAGAAGCAAAAAAAATTTATAGAGAAGCAGACTTAATAGTTGATCAGATATTGGGAGGAAGTTATGGATTGTTTTCTATAGAATGTATGTGTATGGGGAAACCCGTAGTTTGCTATATAAGCGATTATATGAAAAATAATTATTCAGAGGATATTCCACTAATATCTGCTAATCCAAGTAACATAGAACAAAAATTAGAGTATATATTAAACAATAAGCATATTTTATATGATATATCTAAAAAAGGAATAGAGTATACCAAAAAATATCATGATATGAATAAAATAGCTAAACAGTTAATTCATATATATAAATAA
- a CDS encoding GDP-mannose 4,6-dehydratase, whose translation MIKNKKILLTGGAGFIGTKLCEELCKNNKVWLYDNLNRNSIKDTNLLNYSNVKLIQGDVLDFDNLKKTIVKIKPNIVVHLAAIAGIDTVIKNPVNTMKVNTIGTFNILEALKNCEEFLERFVDFSTSEVFGSYAYKVEETSNTNLAPVGEARWTYSISKLAGEHLTYSYYKEYKLPTVSVRPFNIYGPGQVGEGAIHQFVTRAIKNEDINIHGDGDQIRSWCYIEDFINGIMLCLENDHAIGNSFNIGNPRGTITISMLAKLIKNISKSNSKIKYIPKNYVDVELRIPSIDKAKNILGFMPKYDLEKGLKETIKWYRRNLDND comes from the coding sequence GTGATTAAAAATAAAAAGATTTTATTAACAGGTGGAGCAGGTTTTATAGGAACAAAGCTATGTGAAGAGCTATGTAAAAATAATAAAGTATGGCTATACGATAATCTTAATAGAAATTCTATAAAAGATACTAATTTGCTGAACTATTCTAATGTAAAACTTATACAAGGAGATGTATTAGATTTTGATAATTTAAAAAAAACTATAGTGAAAATAAAACCTAACATAGTTGTTCATTTAGCAGCTATTGCAGGAATAGATACAGTTATAAAAAATCCTGTTAATACTATGAAAGTGAATACAATAGGTACATTTAATATTCTAGAAGCTTTAAAAAATTGTGAGGAATTTCTAGAAAGATTTGTAGATTTTTCAACATCAGAAGTTTTTGGATCTTATGCATATAAGGTGGAAGAAACTTCTAATACAAATTTGGCCCCTGTAGGAGAAGCAAGGTGGACATATTCCATAAGTAAATTAGCAGGAGAACATTTAACGTATAGTTATTATAAAGAGTATAAATTACCTACTGTTTCAGTTAGACCATTTAATATATATGGTCCAGGACAAGTAGGTGAAGGGGCTATACATCAGTTTGTAACAAGAGCTATAAAAAATGAAGATATTAATATCCATGGGGATGGTGATCAAATTAGATCTTGGTGCTATATAGAAGATTTTATAAATGGAATTATGCTTTGTCTTGAAAATGATCATGCAATAGGAAATTCTTTTAATATTGGCAATCCAAGAGGAACAATTACCATAAGTATGTTAGCTAAACTTATAAAAAATATTTCAAAATCAAATTCTAAAATTAAATATATTCCTAAAAATTATGTTGACGTTGAACTAAGGATACCAAGTATAGATAAGGCTAAAAATATTTTGGGATTTATGCCTAAATATGATTTAGAAAAAGGGTTGAAAGAAACAATAAAATGGTATAGGAGGAATTTAGATAATGATTAG